From a region of the Chondrinema litorale genome:
- the nadB gene encoding L-aspartate oxidase yields MRFDTDFLVIGSGLAGLAYALKVANKLPEAKVTIVTKADEGESNTRYAQGGIAVMLDKDEDSFKKHIKDTLIAGDGLCDKEVVKMVVKKGPKRFREITGWGAEFDKQPSGDYDLGREGGHSVNRIVHHKDVTGWEMSRTLLKQVHSMPNIEILSYHFAIDLITEHHFKVKPEVKPEDVKCYGAYVLNQKTKQIERILSKVTLLGSGGTGHVYRNTTNPLVATGDGIAMAYRAKAFIQNMEFIQFHPTSLYNPGVSPSFLISEAVRGFGAKLRTKSGEPFMHKYDEREELASRDIVARAIDSELKISGDDFVYLDCRHLEMEGFKKHFPNIYEKCASLGIYAEKDMIPVVPAAHYLCGGINVDMNGRTNVENLYACGECSNTGLHGANRLASNSLLEALVYAHKCYKDGIKKYDSIEIPAEINEWNAEGTVEPKEKIVITHMRKELQTLMSDLVGIVRSNERLRLAKEKLHFIYKETKKLYDNSTLSPQLCELRNLVTIAYLIIEQSIQRKENRGGYFNKDLE; encoded by the coding sequence ATGAGATTTGACACAGACTTTTTAGTAATTGGGTCTGGGCTAGCTGGGCTGGCTTATGCACTAAAAGTTGCAAATAAGTTACCAGAAGCAAAGGTAACGATAGTAACAAAAGCAGACGAAGGTGAATCGAATACCAGATATGCACAAGGTGGTATAGCTGTAATGTTGGATAAAGACGAAGATTCATTTAAAAAGCACATAAAAGACACCCTTATCGCCGGAGATGGATTGTGTGATAAAGAAGTGGTGAAAATGGTGGTGAAAAAAGGACCTAAGAGATTTAGAGAAATCACTGGTTGGGGCGCTGAATTTGACAAGCAACCATCTGGAGATTATGACCTTGGCAGAGAAGGTGGCCATTCTGTAAATCGAATTGTGCACCACAAAGATGTTACGGGTTGGGAAATGTCTCGTACACTGCTAAAACAGGTACATAGCATGCCAAACATTGAGATTCTGTCTTATCATTTTGCTATAGATTTAATCACTGAGCATCATTTTAAGGTAAAACCAGAAGTAAAACCTGAAGATGTTAAGTGTTATGGAGCTTATGTGCTCAACCAGAAAACTAAACAGATTGAGCGAATATTATCTAAAGTTACGCTATTAGGTAGTGGTGGTACTGGGCATGTTTACAGAAACACTACAAATCCTTTAGTAGCTACTGGTGATGGAATTGCTATGGCATACCGTGCTAAGGCATTTATCCAGAATATGGAGTTTATACAGTTTCACCCAACATCTTTGTATAATCCGGGAGTTTCTCCTTCTTTCTTAATTTCTGAAGCGGTAAGAGGTTTTGGTGCTAAGTTGAGAACAAAATCTGGCGAACCTTTTATGCATAAGTATGATGAAAGAGAGGAATTGGCTTCTAGAGATATTGTGGCTCGTGCAATCGATTCTGAACTGAAGATTAGTGGAGATGATTTTGTTTATTTGGATTGCAGACATTTAGAGATGGAAGGCTTTAAGAAGCACTTCCCTAACATCTATGAGAAATGTGCTAGCCTAGGCATTTACGCAGAAAAAGATATGATTCCGGTTGTGCCAGCAGCTCATTACTTATGCGGTGGTATTAATGTAGACATGAACGGAAGAACCAATGTAGAAAACCTTTATGCTTGCGGAGAATGTAGTAACACTGGTTTACATGGAGCAAATAGGCTGGCTTCCAACTCATTATTAGAAGCTTTGGTTTATGCACATAAATGTTATAAAGATGGCATAAAAAAATACGATTCTATCGAAATTCCGGCTGAGATAAACGAGTGGAACGCAGAAGGAACAGTAGAGCCTAAAGAGAAAATTGTAATTACGCACATGCGCAAAGAATTGCAAACGCTAATGAGTGATCTGGTTGGCATTGTGCGGTCGAACGAGCGATTAAGACTTGCCAAAGAAAAACTGCATTTTATCTACAAAGAAACCAAGAAATTATACGACAACTCTACGCTTTCGCCTCAACTCTGTGAATTGAGAAATTTAGTAACCATTGCTTATTTAATCATTGAGCAATCTATACAAAGAAAAGAAAACAGAGGCGGTTATTTTAATAAGGATTTAGAATGA
- the nadA gene encoding quinolinate synthase NadA has product MAPNIKEAKKKLDQIGYLNIKVDPEIDLVAEINKLKKEKNAVILAHYYQEPVIQDISDYLGDSLALAKKAAQTDAETIVFAGVHFMAETAKIINPEKKVLLPDLKAGCSLADSCPPTEFKKFIDQHPGHIVITYINCSAEIKTMSDITCTSSNAVQIIESIPKDQPIIFAPDKNLGKYLIKKTGRDMLLWEGSCIVHEAFSIDRLLELHQNHAKAKIIAHPESEEPLLKTAQFIGSTAQLLKYVKEDSAEEFIVATEAGILHQMMKEVPNKTLIPAPSNEDNTCACSECAFMKQNTLEKLYLCMKYDAPEITLSEEVIIKGRRPIERMLEIS; this is encoded by the coding sequence ATGGCACCAAACATAAAAGAGGCTAAAAAAAAGCTTGACCAAATAGGTTATCTAAATATCAAAGTTGATCCGGAAATAGACTTAGTCGCCGAGATCAACAAATTAAAAAAAGAAAAAAATGCTGTAATTCTGGCTCATTACTATCAAGAACCTGTAATACAAGACATTTCAGATTATTTAGGAGACAGCTTGGCTTTGGCTAAAAAAGCAGCACAAACAGATGCAGAAACTATCGTATTTGCCGGCGTGCACTTTATGGCAGAAACTGCAAAAATTATTAATCCAGAAAAAAAAGTACTATTACCAGATTTAAAAGCAGGATGTTCTTTAGCAGACTCTTGCCCTCCAACAGAGTTTAAAAAATTCATCGATCAACATCCAGGTCATATAGTAATTACATACATCAACTGTTCTGCTGAGATTAAAACCATGAGCGACATTACTTGTACCTCATCTAATGCAGTACAGATTATAGAATCTATTCCGAAAGACCAGCCAATTATATTCGCTCCAGATAAAAACTTGGGCAAATACCTGATTAAGAAAACAGGAAGAGATATGTTATTATGGGAAGGATCTTGTATAGTACATGAAGCATTTTCTATCGACAGATTGCTCGAATTACACCAAAACCACGCTAAAGCTAAAATTATAGCTCACCCAGAATCTGAAGAACCACTTTTGAAAACCGCTCAATTTATTGGTTCTACTGCACAACTTTTAAAATATGTAAAAGAAGATAGTGCAGAAGAGTTTATTGTAGCAACAGAAGCTGGTATTCTACACCAGATGATGAAAGAAGTTCCTAATAAAACTTTAATTCCAGCACCTAGTAACGAAGACAATACTTGTGCATGTAGCGAGTGTGCTTTTATGAAGCAAAACACCTTGGAAAAGCTGTATTTGTGCATGAAGTACGATGCTCCTGAAATTACCTTGTCAGAAGAAGTGATTATAAAAGGTAGACGTCCAATTGAAAGAATGTTGGAAATTTCTTAA
- a CDS encoding DoxX family protein: MKSKILFVVCLLFGLMFINAGLNKFFNYMPMPEEMPENVMRDFNALAELSWLMPLIAFGEIVGGILMIIPKLRAFGAIVIFPIMVGILLFNMLEAQSGIPIALVLFAIMTWVIIENKEKYLPMLR; encoded by the coding sequence ATGAAATCTAAAATTCTATTTGTAGTTTGCCTCCTTTTTGGGTTGATGTTTATTAATGCTGGTTTAAATAAATTTTTTAATTATATGCCCATGCCCGAAGAAATGCCAGAAAATGTGATGCGAGATTTTAATGCTTTAGCAGAACTTAGTTGGCTAATGCCTTTAATCGCTTTTGGCGAAATTGTAGGCGGTATTTTAATGATAATACCTAAATTAAGAGCTTTTGGGGCAATTGTAATTTTCCCGATAATGGTGGGTATTTTACTGTTTAATATGCTCGAAGCACAATCTGGTATACCAATCGCTTTGGTGCTGTTTGCTATAATGACTTGGGTAATTATTGAAAATAAAGAAAAGTATTTACCAATGTTGAGATGA
- a CDS encoding MBL fold metallo-hydrolase, whose protein sequence is MEVQLIRNATLKVQYAGKNILVDPYFAAKESLRSLTGKSKNPTVDLPFSIDEILASVDLVLITHLHPDHFDDEAKKHLDKNIEIVCQPEDIEQIKASGFTKVTAIENSILWQGIEINRTPAQHGEGFFLPFMGKVSGYILKAKEEKSLYIIGDSIWYKGVAESIDEFHPEIIIANAGGNEFKKEYDLFQVGMTEDSGAIVMNEEQLFKMYEFSPESQIITVHIGALDHDTVTRNGLRSFLESKGIASDKILIPEDGEKLSF, encoded by the coding sequence ATGGAAGTACAATTAATTAGAAATGCGACTTTAAAAGTACAATATGCTGGTAAAAATATACTGGTTGATCCCTATTTTGCAGCAAAAGAATCACTCCGCTCTTTAACTGGAAAATCGAAAAACCCTACGGTTGATCTTCCTTTTTCTATTGATGAAATTTTAGCGAGTGTCGATTTAGTTTTAATTACACACCTTCATCCAGATCATTTTGATGATGAGGCTAAAAAACACCTAGATAAAAACATAGAAATTGTTTGCCAACCAGAAGATATTGAACAAATTAAAGCTAGTGGCTTTACAAAGGTAACTGCAATAGAAAATTCTATTTTATGGCAAGGTATAGAAATCAATAGAACACCTGCTCAACATGGTGAAGGATTTTTCTTGCCTTTTATGGGAAAAGTAAGTGGTTATATATTAAAGGCTAAAGAAGAAAAATCTTTATACATTATTGGAGACAGCATTTGGTATAAAGGAGTAGCTGAATCAATAGATGAATTTCATCCGGAAATCATTATAGCAAACGCAGGTGGAAACGAATTTAAAAAGGAATACGACTTATTTCAAGTAGGGATGACAGAAGACTCTGGAGCCATTGTGATGAATGAAGAGCAATTGTTTAAAATGTATGAATTCTCACCTGAAAGTCAAATAATTACAGTACATATTGGTGCACTCGATCACGATACAGTTACAAGAAATGGATTGAGAAGTTTTCTAGAATCAAAAGGAATTGCAAGTGATAAAATTCTAATTCCAGAAGATGGAGAAAAGCTTAGTTTTTAG
- a CDS encoding helix-turn-helix transcriptional regulator, producing MQVNHFVEPSIIYQLRNKKDESHILWPNVLVTAKTKKYYKQVPESAFSIFSNVKGNAIINIEGQKKRICEETFMLVNPFQNFEYEIQEEVNSVNVHFEWDFFQQACNTLLYSDKKLLESQQLETHADLVINQLHFKDPVIKQVLTNYSKKDETDFFLNLIEALLQRDQILKKKLIKVSSKKQSTKKELLKRMLLAKDILFSSYDNANFNINQLSEAVAMSHFHFLRVFKEVFGITPGKMLKYVRMERTKFLLENTDMPINEIALQVGFEESNSLYPILKQQLKITPNRYREISNFQ from the coding sequence ATGCAAGTAAATCATTTTGTTGAACCATCCATAATATACCAACTTAGGAACAAAAAAGACGAAAGCCATATCTTATGGCCTAACGTATTGGTAACCGCAAAAACAAAAAAATACTATAAGCAAGTTCCAGAGAGTGCATTTTCGATTTTTTCTAATGTTAAAGGAAATGCAATAATTAATATTGAAGGACAGAAAAAAAGAATTTGCGAAGAGACCTTTATGCTTGTAAATCCTTTTCAAAATTTTGAATATGAGATTCAAGAAGAAGTGAATAGTGTGAATGTACATTTTGAATGGGACTTTTTCCAACAAGCCTGCAATACATTGTTATATAGTGATAAAAAACTGTTAGAATCTCAACAACTAGAGACTCATGCCGATTTGGTAATTAATCAATTACACTTTAAAGACCCAGTTATAAAACAGGTTTTAACTAATTACAGCAAGAAAGATGAAACTGATTTTTTCTTGAATCTAATAGAGGCTCTTTTACAAAGAGATCAAATACTGAAAAAAAAACTAATTAAAGTCTCTTCTAAGAAACAGAGTACAAAAAAGGAACTTTTAAAAAGAATGCTATTGGCAAAAGATATTCTTTTTAGTAGTTACGACAATGCTAACTTTAACATTAACCAATTAAGCGAAGCTGTTGCTATGTCTCATTTCCATTTTTTAAGAGTTTTTAAAGAAGTATTTGGTATCACTCCTGGTAAAATGCTTAAATATGTTCGTATGGAAAGAACTAAGTTTTTGCTAGAAAACACCGATATGCCTATTAATGAAATTGCTTTACAAGTAGGTTTCGAAGAAAGTAACAGCCTCTATCCTATCTTAAAGCAGCAATTAAAAATTACGCCTAATCGATATAGAGAAATTAGCAATTTTCAATAG